A single genomic interval of Oryzias latipes chromosome 3, ASM223467v1 harbors:
- the mc6ast2 gene encoding astacin like metallo-protease isoform X1, with protein sequence MILFSWFFAALLLVSSSWAQEEVAAVEEGVSREPSVGELLERANRDRKPDLDEPLLIGGDIAIRSEADKNADPCTSRGCLWLKYTDGNVYIPYYIADYYTSRERAIIVRGLESFSDVSCIRFRPYQNGDHEWLSIESRNGCYSYVGRQGGGQTVSLSRQGCLYHSTVQHELLHALGFNHEQTRSDRDNHIKVHWENIIDDMEYNFYKIDTLNQGTPYDYNSVMQYERYAFSKNNLPTMEPIPDSNVSFGQATQMSKNDIDRLNRLYNC encoded by the exons ATGATCCTTTTCTCCTGGTTTTTTGCGGCCCTGCTGTTGGTCTCCTCCTCCTGGGCTCAG GAAG AGGTCGCTGCTGTGGAGGAGGGTGTATCCAGGGAGCCATCTGTTGGCGAGCTACTGGAAAGAGCCAACAGAGACCGCA AACCCGACCTTGATGAGCCCCTCCTGATTGGAGGTGACATTGCAATCCGTTCTGAGGCCGACAAGAATGCTGACCCGTGCACCTCCAGAGGCTGTCTTTGGTTAAAATACACTGACGGGAATGTCTACATCCCATACTACATCGCTGACTACTACA CCTCTAGGGAGAGAGCCATCATCGTCCGTGGGCTGGAGTCTTTCTCAGATGTTTCCTGCATTCGTTTTAGACCCTACCAGAATGGAGATCACGAGTGGTTGAGCATTGAGTCTAGAAATGG CTGCTACTCCTACGTGGGTCGTCAGGGCGGCGGTCAGACGGTGTCCCTGAGCAGACAGGGCTGTCTGTACCATAGCACTGTCCAGCACGAGCTGCTCCATGCCCTCGGCTTCAACCACGAGCAGACTCGCTCCGACAGGGATAACCACATCAAAGTGCACTGGGAAAACATCATTGATG ACATGGAGTACAATTTCTACAAGATCGACACTCTGAACCAGGGAACTCCTTATGACTACAACTCTGTCATGCAATATGAAAG GTATGCCTTCTCAAAGAACAACCTTCCCACCATGGAGCCCATTCCCGACAGCAACGTTTCCTTTGGCCAGGCCACCCAGATGAGCAAGAATGATATTGACAGGTTGAACCGCCTCTATAATTGCT AA
- the mc6ast2 gene encoding astacin like metallo-protease precursor (The RefSeq protein has 1 substitution compared to this genomic sequence): MILFSWFFAALLLVSSSWAQEEVAAVEEGVSREPSVGELLERANRDHKPDLDEPLLIGGDIAIRSEADKNADPCTSRGCLWLKYTDGNVYIPYYIADYYTSRERAIIVRGLESFSDVSCIRFRPYQNGDHEWLSIESRNGCYSYVGRQGGGQTVSLSRQGCLYHSTVQHELLHALGFNHEQTRSDRDNHIKVHWENIIDDMEYNFYKIDTLNQGTPYDYNSVMQYERYAFSKNNLPTMEPIPDSNVSFGQATQMSKNDIDRLNRLYNC; encoded by the exons ATGATCCTTTTCTCCTGGTTTTTTGCGGCCCTGCTGTTGGTCTCCTCCTCCTGGGCTCAG GAAG AGGTCGCTGCTGTGGAGGAGGGTGTATCCAGGGAGCCATCTGTTGGCGAGCTACTGGAAAGAGCCAACAGAGACCGCA AACCCGACCTTGATGAGCCCCTCCTGATTGGAGGTGACATTGCAATCCGTTCTGAGGCCGACAAGAATGCTGACCCGTGCACCTCCAGAGGCTGTCTTTGGTTAAAATACACTGACGGGAATGTCTACATCCCATACTACATCGCTGACTACTACA CCTCTAGGGAGAGAGCCATCATCGTCCGTGGGCTGGAGTCTTTCTCAGATGTTTCCTGCATTCGTTTTAGACCCTACCAGAATGGAGATCACGAGTGGTTGAGCATTGAGTCTAGAAATGG CTGCTACTCCTACGTGGGTCGTCAGGGCGGCGGTCAGACGGTGTCCCTGAGCAGACAGGGCTGTCTGTACCATAGCACTGTCCAGCACGAGCTGCTCCATGCCCTCGGCTTCAACCACGAGCAGACTCGCTCCGACAGGGATAACCACATCAAAGTGCACTGGGAAAACATCATTGATG ACATGGAGTACAATTTCTACAAGATCGACACTCTGAACCAGGGAACTCCTTATGACTACAACTCTGTCATGCAATATGAAAG GTATGCCTTCTCAAAGAACAACCTTCCCACCATGGAGCCCATTCCCGACAGCAACGTTTCCTTTGGCCAGGCCACCCAGATGAGCAAGAATGATATTGACAGGTTGAACCGCCTCTATAATTGCT